A single genomic interval of Spinacia oleracea cultivar Varoflay chromosome 6, BTI_SOV_V1, whole genome shotgun sequence harbors:
- the LOC110781894 gene encoding tetraketide alpha-pyrone reductase 2, with product MPVYCVTGGTGLIAANLVKSLLQMGHTVVVTVRNPENVDKVGFLWEMKGAKEKLRIIKADLMEEGSFDEAIQGVDGVFHAAAPVLVRYDENVQENLIEPSINGTLNVLKSCIKATTVKRVVFTSSCSAIRYREDIEQVSPLNESHWSDADYCKKHNLWYAYAKTLAEQSAWQIAKESGLDLVVVNPSFVIGPLLGPQPTSTLLLLLGIIKGAIGEYPNQEIGFVHIDDVVAAHILAMEESKASGRLICSSAVAHWTQIVDMLKAKYQSYPYENKCGSQKVDDKPHSMDTTKIQQLGFPAFKPIPQMFDDCIKSFQEKGFL from the exons ATGCCGGTATATTGCGTGACCGGAGGCACAGGGCTCATAGCAGCAAACCTGGTCAAATCACTGCTCCAAATGGGACATACTGTAGTTGTCACTGTCCGAAACCCAG AAAATGTTGACAAGGTGGGATTTTTATGGGAAATGAAGGGAGCTAAAGAGAAACTCAGAATCATCAAAGCTGATTTGATGGAGGAAGGAAGCTTTGATGAAGCTATCCAAGGTGTTGATGGTGTCTTTCATGCTGCTGCTCCTGTGCTCGTCCGATATGATGAAAACGTCCAA GAAAATCTGATTGAACCCAGTATAAATGGAACCTTGAACGTATTAAAATCATGCATAAAGGCAACTACTGTTAAAAGGGTTGTCTTTACCTCATCCTGTTCAGCAATAAGATACCGTGAAGACATCGAGCAAGTTTCTCCTCTTAATGAGTCTCACTGGAGCGATGCTGACTACTGCAAGAAACATAAT CTTTGGTATGCGTATGCGAAGACATTAGCTGAGCAGTCAGCATGGCAGATTGCCAAGGAAAGTGGTCTTGATTTGGTGGTAGTGAACCCATCATTTGTGATTGGTCCCTTGCTCGGACCACAGCCTACTAGCACACTGCTGCTACTTCTAGGGATCATTAAAG GTGCAATTGGTGAATATCCGAACCAGGAAATAGGGTTTGTGCACATTGATGATGTGGTAGCAGCACACATTCTGGCCATGGAAGAAAGCAAGGCATCCGGGAGACTGATTTGCTCAAGCGCAGTGGCTCACTGGACACAAATCGTAGACATGCTGAAAGCAAAATATCAAAGCTATCCATATGAAAACAA GTGTGGGTCTCAGAAAGTAGATGACAAACCTCATAGCATGGATACTACCAAGATCCAACAACTGGGATTTCCTGCCTTTAAACCAATTCCTCAAATGTTTGATGATTGTATCAAAAGCTTCCAAGAAAAGGGCTTTCTTTGA